In Rubrivirga marina, the following are encoded in one genomic region:
- a CDS encoding DUF421 domain-containing protein: MDAVLRGAAVYLFLVVVFSALGRRTLVQTTNFDLVLLIIIGQSTQLALLGDDYSVTNAALLILTLLGLHLGLAAIKDRLPRAERVLGGGPPVLVVADGRLLKDQAAAVGVGADDVLLAARRLHGLERMAQVRYALVERTGEISVVPA; the protein is encoded by the coding sequence ATGGACGCCGTTCTCCGTGGGGCCGCCGTCTACCTCTTCCTGGTCGTCGTGTTCAGCGCGCTGGGGCGGCGGACGCTCGTGCAGACCACCAACTTCGACCTCGTGCTCCTCATCATCATCGGGCAGTCGACCCAACTCGCCCTCCTCGGGGACGACTACTCGGTGACGAACGCGGCCCTCCTCATCCTGACGCTCCTGGGGCTCCACCTCGGGCTGGCCGCGATCAAGGACCGGCTGCCCCGGGCCGAGCGCGTGCTCGGCGGCGGGCCGCCCGTCCTCGTCGTCGCCGACGGCCGCCTGCTGAAGGACCAGGCCGCGGCGGTCGGCGTCGGGGCCGACGACGTGCTCCTGGCGGCCCGCCGGCTCCACGGGCTCGAGCGGATGGCCCAGGTCCGCTACGCGCTCGTCGAGCGGACCGGCGAGATCTCGGTGGTCCCGGCGTAG
- a CDS encoding VOC family protein produces the protein MADLRLLTPCLWFDGLALDAAELYTSLFPDSGIDHVVRTPGTGQEVHGREEGSVLTVAFHLADQPMLGLNGGPHFTFDEAVSLVVTCADQAEIDHYWDGLIAGGGRPSDCGWLKDRFGLSWQIVPDTMGEMMAGPGAGRAMDAFLTMQKIDLAALEAAAA, from the coding sequence ATGGCCGACCTCCGCCTCCTCACCCCCTGCCTCTGGTTCGACGGCCTGGCCCTCGACGCCGCCGAGCTCTATACGTCGCTCTTCCCCGACTCCGGCATCGACCACGTCGTGCGGACGCCCGGCACCGGCCAGGAGGTCCACGGCCGCGAGGAGGGGAGCGTGCTGACGGTCGCGTTCCACCTCGCCGACCAGCCGATGCTCGGGCTCAACGGCGGCCCCCACTTCACGTTCGACGAGGCCGTCTCGCTCGTCGTGACCTGCGCCGACCAGGCCGAGATCGACCACTACTGGGACGGCCTCATCGCGGGCGGCGGCCGGCCGAGCGACTGTGGCTGGCTGAAGGACCGGTTCGGCCTCTCGTGGCAGATCGTGCCCGACACCATGGGCGAGATGATGGCCGGCCCCGGAGCCGGGCGGGCGATGGACGCGTTTCTCACGATGCAGAAGATCGACCTCGCCGCGCTCGAGGCGGCAGCGGCGTAG
- a CDS encoding SdiA-regulated domain-containing protein, whose protein sequence is MRPLLLALLALGACADGSRSAPPPGPDDGVPYRLDAPDAVLELPAELQEISGLTVLPSGRLGAVQDETGTVFEVDPATGAIVDRLDFEGAGDFEGVELVPGDAVWALRSDGDLYRLARDSTGAPTVRRIETPLRNRNDTEGLAYDAAGGRLLIACKEWPGEDPDTGDNYADVRTLYAFDLDTETLSERPVVSLPRALVDGAVNFRPSALAVHPTTGHLYILSSVRTAIAVVDMDGEVLGVLDFPPGLVAQPEGLAFTADGTLYVASEGGAGPGRLVRFAPTD, encoded by the coding sequence ATGCGCCCCCTCCTCCTCGCCCTCCTCGCGCTCGGCGCCTGCGCCGACGGCTCCCGCTCCGCGCCCCCGCCCGGCCCCGACGACGGCGTGCCCTACCGCCTCGACGCGCCCGACGCCGTCCTCGAGCTGCCGGCCGAGCTCCAGGAGATCTCCGGCCTGACGGTCCTCCCGAGCGGCCGCCTCGGCGCCGTCCAGGACGAGACCGGGACCGTCTTCGAGGTCGACCCCGCGACGGGGGCCATCGTCGACCGGCTCGATTTCGAGGGCGCGGGCGACTTCGAGGGCGTCGAGCTCGTCCCCGGCGACGCCGTGTGGGCCCTCCGCAGCGACGGCGACCTCTACCGGCTCGCCCGCGACTCGACGGGCGCGCCGACCGTGCGGAGGATCGAGACGCCGCTCCGGAACCGGAACGACACCGAGGGCTTGGCCTACGACGCCGCGGGCGGGCGGCTCCTCATCGCCTGCAAGGAGTGGCCCGGCGAGGACCCCGACACCGGCGACAACTACGCCGACGTCCGGACCCTCTACGCGTTCGACCTCGACACGGAGACGCTCAGCGAGCGGCCCGTCGTGTCCCTCCCTCGTGCCCTCGTCGACGGCGCCGTCAACTTCCGGCCGTCGGCGCTGGCGGTCCACCCGACGACGGGGCACCTCTACATCCTCTCCTCGGTGCGGACCGCGATCGCCGTGGTCGACATGGACGGCGAGGTGCTCGGCGTCCTCGACTTCCCGCCCGGCCTGGTGGCGCAGCCCGAGGGCCTCGCCTTTACTGCCGACGGCACGCTCTACGTCGCCAGCGAGGGGGGGGCCGGCCCCGGCCGCCTCGTCCGCTTCGCGCCCACCGACTGA
- a CDS encoding DUF389 domain-containing protein has translation MPDPDAPPPDGAPEAGAPDGDTEDPVLKHAPEDNGDSAVEEAARRQFGLRTWDRPALYRETAEAGTDTDLPFWLVLFLSGAIATLGLVLNSTAVVIGAMLVAPLLGPLLGLSLALTVGDGRLFVQTGAAVLLGALGIVALAAGLTLLLPFQTVTDEIAARTRPTTLDLGIAVFSGLAGAVVTASREARLSASIPGVAVAVALVPPLGAAGFGVATAQWSITRGALLLFGANLAGIVLSGMAVFFLIGMHRAPVVEAARQWHRSGTATGLAARLSGARWLDRLPGLARPQTRALIVVAFMAAVSVPLTTSLMQIVREARVAAAVDAVEADLRAEDRAFVLDREVQHGEATSAVRLRVATTSWITEDEEAALAARATGLAGEAVTLDLEQVLASSGDLAAFAAALPSPPSSRSGAATPPELPTALAVVRGRLSDALQSLALPDGVQIVGGRIVVEADRSGPVLEVAYAAPRPLPPEAEVTVARQAARALGVDGAQARTRAVVLGPRALPDSAAARPLASLLAAYPRLGLALEGDTTSVRAARQRLVGAGAPASRVTVAPDSTPPRARLTLAPDTVRTQTGG, from the coding sequence ATGCCCGATCCCGACGCGCCCCCGCCTGACGGCGCCCCCGAGGCGGGCGCCCCCGACGGCGACACCGAAGACCCCGTCCTCAAGCACGCGCCCGAGGACAACGGCGACTCGGCCGTCGAGGAGGCCGCGCGGCGCCAGTTCGGCCTCCGCACGTGGGACCGCCCCGCGCTCTACCGCGAGACCGCCGAGGCCGGGACCGACACGGACCTCCCGTTCTGGCTCGTCCTCTTCCTCTCGGGCGCGATCGCCACGCTCGGGCTCGTCCTCAACTCGACGGCCGTCGTCATCGGGGCCATGCTCGTGGCGCCGCTCCTGGGCCCGCTCCTCGGCCTGTCGCTCGCGCTCACGGTCGGCGATGGGCGGCTGTTCGTGCAGACCGGGGCGGCCGTCCTGCTCGGGGCCCTCGGGATCGTGGCGCTCGCCGCGGGGCTCACGCTGCTCCTCCCGTTCCAGACCGTGACCGACGAGATCGCGGCGCGGACGCGGCCGACGACGCTCGACCTCGGCATCGCCGTGTTCTCGGGACTCGCGGGCGCCGTCGTCACGGCCTCGCGCGAGGCTCGGCTCTCGGCCTCGATCCCGGGCGTGGCCGTCGCCGTCGCCCTCGTCCCACCGCTCGGCGCCGCCGGCTTCGGCGTGGCGACGGCGCAGTGGAGCATCACGCGGGGCGCGCTCTTGCTCTTCGGGGCCAACCTCGCCGGGATCGTGCTCAGCGGGATGGCCGTGTTCTTCCTGATCGGGATGCACCGGGCGCCGGTCGTCGAGGCGGCCCGCCAGTGGCACCGGTCGGGCACGGCGACCGGCCTCGCGGCGCGGCTCAGCGGGGCCCGCTGGCTCGACCGGCTCCCCGGGCTCGCCCGGCCGCAGACGCGGGCGCTCATCGTCGTCGCGTTCATGGCCGCCGTGTCGGTCCCGCTCACGACCTCGCTGATGCAGATCGTCCGCGAGGCGCGCGTGGCGGCGGCCGTCGACGCCGTCGAGGCCGACCTCCGGGCCGAAGACCGGGCGTTCGTGCTCGACCGGGAGGTCCAGCACGGCGAGGCCACCTCGGCCGTCCGCCTCCGGGTCGCGACGACCTCGTGGATCACGGAGGACGAGGAGGCGGCGCTCGCCGCGCGGGCCACGGGCCTGGCCGGCGAGGCCGTCACGCTCGACCTTGAGCAGGTCCTCGCCTCGTCGGGGGACCTCGCCGCGTTCGCCGCGGCGCTCCCGTCCCCGCCCTCCTCTCGGTCCGGCGCGGCCACGCCGCCCGAGTTGCCGACGGCGCTCGCCGTCGTCCGCGGCCGGCTCTCGGACGCGCTCCAGAGCCTCGCGCTCCCCGACGGCGTCCAGATCGTCGGCGGGCGGATCGTGGTCGAGGCCGACCGGTCGGGGCCCGTGCTGGAGGTCGCGTACGCCGCGCCTCGGCCGCTCCCGCCTGAGGCCGAGGTGACGGTCGCCCGGCAGGCCGCGCGCGCGCTCGGAGTCGACGGGGCCCAGGCCCGGACGCGGGCCGTCGTCCTCGGCCCGCGCGCGCTCCCCGACTCGGCCGCGGCCCGGCCCCTCGCGTCGCTCCTCGCCGCCTACCCCCGCCTCGGGCTGGCCCTCGAAGGGGACACGACCTCCGTCCGCGCCGCCCGCCAGCGGCTCGTGGGCGCCGGGGCCCCCGCGAGCCGCGTCACGGTCGCCCCGGACTCGACGCCGCCCCGCGCCCGCCTCACGCTCGCGCCCGACACGGTTCGCACACAGACAGGCGGTTGA
- a CDS encoding SixA phosphatase family protein, whose product MKTILLLRHGKSDWDADYGADHERPLADRGQKGARKMGRFVTTARVVPDRALTSSAVRARETLAIAAEAGGWSGPARVTDALYEASPEAVLDQIRSEPDSADTLIVVGHEPAWSGLVSLLIGGGRIEMKTASLARVDVEVASWADVAPGRGSLAFLLPPAALRPNAYRKLKKSIDKAIEAQKKAEARAEKTAAPKDPPYRPASLPRGGVEAPKEG is encoded by the coding sequence ATGAAGACGATCCTCCTCCTCCGCCACGGGAAGTCCGACTGGGACGCCGACTACGGCGCCGACCACGAGCGCCCGCTCGCCGACCGCGGCCAGAAAGGCGCCCGCAAGATGGGCCGGTTCGTGACGACGGCCCGCGTCGTGCCCGACCGGGCGCTCACGTCGTCGGCCGTGCGGGCGCGCGAGACGCTGGCGATCGCGGCCGAGGCCGGCGGCTGGTCCGGCCCGGCCCGCGTGACGGACGCGCTCTACGAGGCCTCGCCGGAGGCCGTCCTCGACCAGATCCGCTCGGAGCCCGACAGCGCCGACACGCTCATCGTCGTCGGCCACGAGCCGGCGTGGAGCGGGCTCGTGTCGCTCCTCATCGGCGGCGGGCGGATCGAGATGAAGACGGCCTCCCTCGCCCGCGTCGACGTCGAGGTCGCCTCGTGGGCCGACGTGGCGCCGGGCCGCGGGAGCCTGGCGTTCCTCCTCCCGCCGGCCGCGCTCCGCCCGAACGCCTACCGGAAGCTCAAGAAGAGTATCGACAAGGCCATCGAGGCACAGAAGAAGGCGGAGGCCCGGGCCGAGAAGACGGCCGCGCCGAAGGACCCGCCGTACCGGCCGGCCTCGCTCCCCCGCGGCGGCGTCGAGGCCCCGAAGGAAGGGTAG
- a CDS encoding BamA/TamA family outer membrane protein: MRLALTLLALVALAAGCATTATYVAPDRRAEPVPPLPDGEIAHQVFLAANTGDLGAGGNPVVLRALGDAARAAGQDVTVAILGDVTASGLPPENDSDRAAAEAPVRALIDALQGVEGDVIVVPGDRDWEQGEDGVQRLEDLLDDAFGTDVLTPGDQAGGPKQTKAAEGLRLLVLDTAWWLLDAGERPEGDAEDQDVRTPGDVARILEQVVLDRDDDRLVVLAHHPIISRGPYAGYRGDPLTSLASRTVGFSAQDLASPRYRALRGSLGRVAELHDGLVWAAGHDRILQTYDDVINTLRRQTHLVSGTAGGEVAAAGAGGALYVASQPGYQRLVYYADGRLWTETVEVADDGTEAVTFRAEIAGANAELVDTEVPNDLDPADLPSNLGGTVTRAADEDFVTDRFQNDWATRFLLGGNYRDVWKTPVEFRVIDIGTEKGGLTPINRGGGLQTTSLHLQAGDGHEYSLRLLEKSGLAQVPYEVRDGLIGDVVLELRAAMNPYAALVVAPLAEAAGIPQPDPEIVLVPDDPRLGRYRELFADRLALFEIRPDDDMSDVPGFEGMDDLDSSPTLRENMREDHDHRVDQRAFLRARLFDMLIADWDRHADQWRWAAYEPGRLDSTLTGDDSTRGKVYRPVARDRDFALYDIGGLLQPLLQVGYDRRLQRLDDDYGSIEGLTQNGFYQDRRFLGELDAGAWREEAESLQAALTDEAIDRALRALPGPIYDQLHDFWTDVLRGRRDNLVDGAMEYYELQAGTVDVIGSDQRELFEVVRHTDGSLDVTMRHYGGGEAGRLLYERTFVPDETEEVRLYGFAGRDAFRVTGTGPNRIAVRIIGGAGEDEVTAPAGGVALYDTPDGATLTEAGRDVEDRRSDAPDVNRYDETEHVIGKRGYVPVVGYQATDGVILGAGITWNVPGFRLRPFAATHTVAVNVATGTGGVAGSYRGRMREAVGAFDLDVDALASTPRYARNFYGLGNGSPNVDSDLARVDLARVQARAGLGTPLGEGLRLVLGPTARYADPSRDSLLVLPDGSGLAPISRLADPLFEGQAHAGGFARLEASTTDVRANPRQGLHLEAEGSVFAGLSGAAETYGTVGGQAVAYVPLRVAPQLTLALRTGAEHRFGEFPFFDAAVLGGPGSIRGYRRERFAGRTAASASAELRAKLFNVDAYVLPLEVGALGFADAGRVWADAPNCALDVACETLDAATYPGDDLQLGYGGGLWFGLLDRAVVNLTVGASDEATLVTVGLGFAY, encoded by the coding sequence ATGCGCCTCGCCCTGACTCTCCTCGCCCTGGTGGCCCTCGCCGCCGGATGCGCCACGACCGCTACCTACGTCGCCCCGGACCGCCGGGCCGAGCCCGTTCCGCCGCTCCCCGACGGGGAGATCGCGCACCAAGTGTTCCTGGCCGCCAACACCGGCGACCTCGGCGCCGGCGGCAACCCGGTCGTCCTCCGCGCGCTCGGCGACGCCGCCCGTGCGGCCGGCCAAGACGTGACGGTCGCCATCCTCGGCGACGTGACTGCCTCCGGCCTCCCGCCCGAGAACGACTCGGACCGCGCCGCGGCCGAGGCGCCCGTCCGCGCGCTCATCGACGCGCTCCAAGGCGTCGAGGGCGACGTGATCGTCGTCCCCGGCGACCGCGACTGGGAGCAGGGCGAGGACGGCGTCCAGCGGCTAGAGGACCTCCTCGACGACGCGTTCGGCACGGACGTCCTCACGCCGGGCGACCAGGCCGGCGGGCCCAAGCAGACGAAGGCCGCTGAGGGCCTCCGCCTCCTCGTGCTCGACACGGCGTGGTGGCTCCTCGACGCCGGCGAGCGCCCCGAGGGCGACGCCGAGGACCAGGACGTCCGGACGCCGGGCGACGTCGCGCGCATCCTCGAACAGGTCGTCCTCGACCGCGACGACGACCGCCTCGTGGTCCTCGCCCACCACCCGATCATCTCGCGCGGGCCGTACGCCGGCTACCGCGGCGACCCGCTCACGAGCCTCGCCTCGCGGACCGTCGGGTTCAGCGCGCAGGACCTCGCCTCGCCCCGCTACCGCGCCCTCCGGGGCTCGCTCGGGCGCGTCGCCGAGCTCCACGACGGGCTCGTGTGGGCCGCCGGCCACGACCGGATCCTCCAGACCTACGACGACGTGATCAACACGCTCCGTCGGCAGACCCACCTCGTCTCCGGCACGGCGGGCGGCGAGGTGGCCGCGGCCGGCGCCGGCGGCGCGCTCTACGTCGCCTCGCAGCCGGGCTACCAGCGGCTCGTCTACTACGCCGACGGCCGGCTCTGGACCGAGACCGTCGAGGTCGCCGACGACGGGACCGAGGCGGTCACCTTCCGCGCGGAGATCGCCGGGGCCAACGCCGAGCTCGTCGACACCGAGGTGCCCAATGACCTCGACCCGGCCGACCTGCCGAGCAACCTCGGCGGGACCGTCACGCGCGCGGCCGACGAGGACTTCGTGACCGACCGGTTCCAGAACGACTGGGCCACGCGGTTCCTCCTCGGCGGGAACTACCGCGACGTGTGGAAGACGCCCGTCGAGTTCCGCGTGATCGACATCGGGACCGAGAAGGGCGGGCTCACGCCGATCAACCGCGGCGGCGGGCTCCAGACGACGTCGCTCCACCTCCAGGCCGGCGACGGTCACGAGTACAGCCTCCGCCTCCTCGAGAAGAGCGGGCTCGCGCAGGTCCCGTACGAGGTCCGCGACGGGCTCATCGGCGACGTGGTCCTCGAGCTCCGGGCGGCCATGAACCCGTACGCGGCGCTCGTCGTGGCCCCGCTGGCGGAGGCCGCCGGGATCCCGCAGCCCGACCCCGAGATCGTCCTCGTCCCCGACGACCCCCGCCTCGGGCGCTATCGCGAGCTGTTCGCCGACCGGCTGGCCCTCTTCGAGATCCGCCCCGACGACGACATGTCGGACGTGCCGGGCTTCGAGGGGATGGACGACCTCGACTCCTCGCCGACGCTCCGCGAGAACATGCGCGAGGACCACGACCACCGCGTCGACCAGCGGGCGTTCCTCCGGGCTCGCCTCTTCGACATGCTCATCGCCGACTGGGACCGCCACGCCGACCAGTGGCGCTGGGCGGCCTACGAGCCCGGCCGCCTCGACTCCACGCTGACCGGGGACGACTCGACGCGCGGCAAGGTCTACCGGCCCGTCGCCCGCGACCGCGACTTCGCGCTCTACGACATCGGCGGGCTCCTTCAGCCGCTCCTCCAGGTGGGTTACGACCGGCGCCTCCAGCGGCTCGACGACGACTACGGCAGCATCGAGGGGCTCACGCAGAACGGGTTCTACCAAGACCGCCGGTTCCTCGGTGAGCTCGACGCCGGCGCCTGGCGCGAGGAGGCCGAGAGCCTCCAGGCCGCCCTCACCGACGAGGCCATCGACCGCGCCCTCCGCGCGCTCCCCGGCCCGATCTACGACCAGCTCCACGACTTCTGGACCGACGTCCTCCGCGGCCGCCGCGACAACCTCGTCGACGGGGCCATGGAGTACTACGAGCTCCAGGCCGGCACCGTCGACGTCATCGGGAGCGACCAACGCGAGCTGTTTGAGGTCGTCCGCCACACCGACGGATCGCTCGACGTGACGATGCGGCACTACGGCGGCGGCGAGGCCGGACGGCTCCTCTACGAACGGACGTTCGTGCCCGACGAGACCGAGGAGGTCCGCCTCTACGGGTTCGCCGGCCGCGACGCGTTCCGCGTGACGGGCACGGGCCCGAACCGGATCGCGGTCCGCATCATCGGCGGGGCCGGCGAGGACGAGGTCACGGCCCCGGCCGGCGGCGTCGCCCTCTACGACACGCCCGACGGCGCGACGCTCACCGAGGCGGGGCGGGACGTCGAGGACCGCCGCTCCGACGCGCCCGACGTCAACCGCTACGACGAGACCGAGCACGTCATCGGGAAGCGCGGCTACGTGCCCGTCGTGGGCTACCAGGCCACCGACGGCGTGATCCTCGGGGCCGGCATCACGTGGAACGTCCCGGGCTTCCGGCTCCGGCCGTTTGCCGCGACGCACACGGTCGCCGTCAACGTCGCGACCGGGACCGGCGGCGTGGCCGGCTCGTACCGGGGGCGGATGCGAGAGGCCGTCGGCGCGTTCGACCTCGACGTCGACGCGCTCGCCTCGACGCCGCGCTACGCCCGCAACTTCTACGGGCTCGGCAACGGCTCGCCGAACGTCGACAGCGACCTCGCCCGCGTCGACCTCGCCCGCGTCCAGGCCCGTGCCGGGCTGGGCACGCCGCTCGGCGAGGGCCTCCGGCTCGTCCTCGGCCCGACGGCCCGCTACGCCGACCCCTCGCGCGACTCGCTCCTCGTCCTCCCCGACGGCTCCGGCCTCGCGCCCATCTCGCGGCTCGCCGACCCGCTCTTCGAGGGGCAGGCCCACGCCGGCGGCTTCGCCCGCCTCGAGGCGTCGACGACCGACGTGCGCGCGAACCCGCGGCAGGGTCTCCACCTCGAGGCCGAAGGCTCGGTCTTCGCCGGCCTCTCGGGCGCGGCCGAGACCTACGGGACCGTCGGCGGCCAGGCCGTCGCCTACGTCCCGCTCCGGGTCGCACCTCAGCTCACGCTCGCGCTCCGGACCGGCGCCGAGCACCGGTTCGGGGAGTTCCCGTTCTTCGACGCGGCCGTGCTCGGCGGGCCGGGCTCGATCCGCGGGTACCGCCGCGAGCGGTTCGCGGGGCGGACGGCCGCCTCGGCCTCGGCCGAGCTCCGGGCCAAGCTGTTCAACGTCGACGCCTACGTCCTCCCCCTCGAGGTCGGCGCGCTCGGGTTCGCCGACGCCGGCCGCGTCTGGGCCGACGCCCCGAATTGCGCGCTCGACGTCGCCTGCGAGACGCTCGACGCGGCGACCTACCCCGGCGACGACCTCCAGCTCGGCTACGGCGGCGGCCTCTGGTTCGGGCTCCTCGACCGGGCCGTCGTGAACCTCACCGTCGGCGCCTCGGACGAGGCCACGCTCGTGACCGTCGGCCTCGGCTTCGCGTATTAG
- a CDS encoding VOC family protein translates to MLGAYDSSAIVAVRDLDRARAFYGDLLGLDAEADAGTGVLLFKTGATTLVVYPSEEAGTNRANAVVFSGIADLDAVVGGLRDRGVTFEHYDLPGLTLDGDVHRRGDDGFVWFKDPDGNLLHLTTL, encoded by the coding sequence ATGCTCGGTGCCTACGACTCCTCCGCCATCGTCGCCGTGCGCGACCTCGACCGCGCCCGCGCCTTCTACGGCGACCTCCTCGGCCTCGACGCCGAGGCCGACGCGGGCACGGGCGTCCTCCTCTTCAAGACCGGCGCCACGACGCTCGTCGTCTACCCCTCCGAGGAGGCCGGCACCAACCGCGCCAACGCCGTCGTGTTCAGCGGCATCGCCGACCTCGACGCCGTCGTCGGGGGCCTCCGCGACCGCGGCGTGACGTTCGAGCACTACGACCTCCCCGGCCTCACGCTCGACGGCGACGTCCACCGCCGCGGCGACGACGGGTTCGTGTGGTTCAAAGACCCCGACGGCAACCTCCTCCACCTCACAACCCTCTAG
- a CDS encoding Pycsar system effector family protein yields MDTPSTPDTMTGAAAGDGAPPAPGETVDMSQVAGPRDVPVPADDDAPKKKKKKDKAAHEMTDIGSTEGAIAAADAAIKELGTKRGIETLFRSSYRVNMDLTTLADAKANIMISINGLIVSILIASIAPGMEKNPWLYVPTSLFLLGCLVSLVFAVLSARPRVQNVAVTPDEALRERKNLLFFGNFSHMTQGQYVDSLKQVVMDPNRTYEMMMKDIYGVGSVLQKKYRLLQASYGAFLVALVVGVLGFILVFGYTVFFDVGGAAVPTPQGTVPSAMPHTGILP; encoded by the coding sequence ATGGACACTCCCTCCACTCCCGACACCATGACGGGCGCCGCGGCCGGCGACGGCGCCCCGCCCGCCCCCGGCGAGACCGTCGACATGAGCCAGGTGGCCGGGCCCCGCGACGTGCCGGTCCCCGCGGACGACGACGCGCCGAAGAAGAAAAAGAAGAAGGACAAGGCCGCCCACGAGATGACCGACATCGGCTCGACCGAGGGCGCCATCGCCGCGGCCGACGCGGCCATCAAGGAGCTCGGCACGAAGCGCGGGATCGAGACCCTGTTCCGGTCGAGCTACCGGGTCAACATGGACCTCACGACGCTGGCTGACGCCAAGGCCAACATCATGATCTCGATCAACGGCCTGATCGTCTCGATCCTCATCGCGTCGATCGCGCCGGGCATGGAGAAGAACCCCTGGCTCTACGTCCCGACGTCGCTGTTCCTGCTCGGGTGCCTCGTCTCGCTCGTGTTCGCCGTGCTCTCGGCCCGGCCCCGTGTCCAGAACGTGGCGGTCACGCCCGACGAGGCGCTCCGGGAGCGGAAGAACCTCCTCTTCTTCGGCAACTTCAGCCACATGACCCAGGGCCAGTACGTCGACTCGCTCAAGCAGGTCGTGATGGACCCGAACCGGACCTACGAGATGATGATGAAGGACATCTACGGGGTCGGGAGCGTGCTCCAGAAAAAGTACCGGCTGCTCCAGGCGTCGTACGGCGCGTTCCTCGTGGCCCTCGTCGTCGGCGTCCTCGGGTTCATCCTCGTGTTCGGGTACACCGTGTTCTTCGACGTCGGCGGGGCGGCGGTGCCGACGCCGCAGGGCACCGTCCCGTCGGCCATGCCCCACACCGGCATCCTCCCGTAG